The following are encoded in a window of Arvicanthis niloticus isolate mArvNil1 chromosome 1, mArvNil1.pat.X, whole genome shotgun sequence genomic DNA:
- the Lmtk3 gene encoding serine/threonine-protein kinase LMTK3 isoform X1 — protein METSSPRAAVHASGRRFLHLPSILDKMPAPGALILLAAVSASGCLASPAHPDGFALSRAPLAPPYAVVLISCSGLLAFIFLLLTCLCCKRGDVRFKEFENPEGEDCSGEYTPPAEETSSSQSLPDVYILPLAEVSLPMPAPQPAHSDISTPLGLSRQHLSYLQEIGSGWFGKVILGEVFSDYSPAQVVVKELRASAGPLEQRKFISEAQPYRSLQHPNVLQCLGVCVETLPFLLIMEFCQLGDLKRYLRAQRPPEGMSPELPPRDLRTLQRMGLEIARGLAHLHSHNYVHSDLALRNCLLTSDLTVRIGDYGLAHSNYKEDYYLTPERLWVPLRWAAPELLGELHGSFVLVDQSRESNVWSLGVTLWELFEFGAQPYRHLSDEEVLAFVVRQQHVKLARPRLKLPYADYWYDILQSCWRPPAQRPSASDLQLQLTYLLSERPPRPPPPPPPPRDGPFPWPWPPSHSAPRPGTLSSQFPLLDGFPGADPDDVLTVTESSRGLNLECLWEKARRGAGRGGGAPPWQPASAPPAPHTNPSNPFYEALSTPSVLPVISARSPSVSSEYYIRLEEHGSPPEPLFPNDWDPLDPGVPGPQAPQAPSEVPQLVSETWASPLFPAPRPFPAQSSGSGGFLLSGWDPEGRGAGETLAGDPAEVLGEQGTAPWAEEEEEESSPGEDSSSLGGGPSRRGPLPCPLCSREGPCSCLPLERGDAVAGWGGHPALGCPHPPEDDSSLRAERGSLADLPLVPPTSAPLEFLDPLMGAAAPQYPGRGPPPAPPPPPPPPRASAEPAASPDPPSALASPGSGLSSPGPKPGDSGYETETPFSPEGAFPGGGAAEEEGVPRPRAPPEPPDPGAPRPPPDPGPLPLPGSQEKPTFVVQVSTEQLLMSLREDVTKNLLGDKGSTPGETGPRKAGRSPANREKGPGPNRDLTSLVSRKKVPSRNLPVNGVTVLENGKPGAPDVTEKVAENGLESPERGERALVNGEPMSPEAEEKVLVNGVLMSPKSEEKVQENGVLRLPRNTERPPETGPRRVPGPWEKTPETGGLAPETLLDRAPAPCEAALPQNGLEMAPGQLGPAPKSGNPDPGIEWRVHESGGAPRAPGAGKLDLGSGGQAPGGAGTAPAGGPASAVDAKAGWVDNSRPLPPPPQPLGAQQRRPEPVPLKARPEVAPEEEPGVPDNRLGGDMAPNVDEDPPKPERKGPEMPRLFLDLGPPQGNSEQIKAKLSRLSLALPPLTLTAFPGPGPRRPPWEGADAGAAGGEAGGAGAPGPAEEDGEDEDEDEEDEEAAGSRGPGRTREAPVPVVVSNADGDTARPLRGLLKSPRAADEPEDSELERKRKMVSFHGDVTVYLFDQETPTNELSVQGPPEGDTEPSTPPAPPTPPHPTTPGDGFPNNDSGFGGSFEWAEDFPLLPPPGPPLCFSRFSVSPALETPGPPARAPDARPAGPVEN, from the exons ATGGAGACATCCTCGCCGAGGGCGGCAGTCCACGCTTCCGG ccGCCGATTCCTCcacctcccttccatcctggacAAGATGCCTGCACCCGGCGCGCTCATCCTCCTGGCGGCCGTCTCCGCCTCCGGCTGCCTGGCGTCCCCAGCGCACCCGG ATGGATTCGCTCTGAGCCGGGCCCCTTTGGCTCCGCCCTACGCTGTGGTCCTCATTTCCTGTTCGGGTCTGCTggccttcatcttcctcctccttaccTGTCTGTGTTGCAAACGGGGTGATGTTCGTTTCAAG GAGTTTGAGAACCCGGAAGGGGAGGACTGCTCTGGGGAGTACACTCCCCCTGCGGAGGAGACCTCCTCCTCACAGTCGCTGCCTGATGTCTATATTCTGCCGCTGGCAGAGGTCTCACTGCCAATGCCTGCCCCGCAACCTGCACACTCAG ACATCAGCACCCCCCTGGGCCTGAGCCGCCAGCACCTCAGCTACCTGCAGGAGATTGGCAGCGGCTGGTTTGGGAAG GTGATCCTCGGGGAGGTTTTCTCAGACTACTCGCCAGCTCAGGTGGTGGTGAAGGAACTCCGGGCTAGTGCAGGGCCCCTGGAGCAGCGCAAGTTCATCTCCGAGGCCCAGCCCTACAG GAGCCTGCAGCATCCCAACGTCCTCCAGTGCCTGGGCGTCTGTGTGGAGACCTTGCCCTTCCTGTTGATCATGGAGTTCTGCCAGCTG GGAGACCTGAAGAGATACCTTCGGGCCCAGCGGCCACCTGAAGGCATGTCCCCTGAACTTCCCCCTCGGGACCTTCGGACACTGCAGAGGATGGGCCTAGAGATTGCCCGAGGACTGGCGCACCTGCACTCCCACAACTATGTGCACAG CGATCTGGCGCTGCGCAACTGCCTGCTAACTTCAGACCTGACTGTGCGTATTGGAGACTATGGGCTGGCGCATAGCAACTACAAG GAAGACTACTACCTGACACCCGAGCGCCTGTGGGTGCCGCTGCGCTGGGCAGCGCCCGAGCTGCTGGGCGAGCTGCATGGCAGCTTTGTGCTGGTGGATCAAAGCCGTGAGAGTAACGTCTG GTCCCTGGGGGTGACACTATGGGAGCTATTCGAGTTCGGGGCGCAGCCCTATCGTCACCTATCGGACGAGGAGGTCCTGGCCTTTGTTGTCCGCCAGCAGCACGTCAAGCTGGCCCGACCCAGGCTTAAGCTGCCCTACGCTGACTATTG GTATGACATCCTGCAGTCTTGCTGGCGGCCACCTGCCCAGCGCCCCTCAGCCTCTGATCTGCAGCTGCAGCTCACTTACCTGCTGTCTGAGCGGCCCCCAAGAccccctcctccaccacctcctccccGAGATGGGCCCTTCCCCTGGCCCTGGCCCCCGTCACATAGTGCACCACGCCCGGGAACCCTGTCCTCGCAGTTCCCCCTTCTGGATGGCTTCCCTGGGGCTGACCCAGATGATGTACTCACAGTCACCGAGAGCAGCCGTGGCCTCAACCTTGAGTGCCTGTGGGAGAAGGCCCGCCGTGGGGCAGGCCGGGGCGGCGGTGCGCCTCCCTGGCAGCCGGCTTCTGCGCCTCCAGCCCCCCACACTAATCCATCCAATCCCTTCTATGAGGCGCTGTCCACTCCCAGCGTGCTGCCGGTCATCAGCGCACGCAGTCCCTCAGTGAGCAGCGAGTACTATATCCGCCTGGAGGAGCACGGTTCTCCACCAGAACCCCTCTTCCCCAACGACTGGGACCCGCTGGACCCAGGAGTGCCCGGTCCCCAGGCCCCTCAGGCTCCCTCCGAGGTCCCTCAGCTGGTGTCCGAGACCTGggcctcccccctcttccctgcACCCCGACCCTTCCCGGCCCAGTCCTCGGGATCAGGTGGTTTTCTGCTGAGCGGCTGGGACCCCGAGGGCCGGGGCGCAGGAGAGACCCTGGCAGGAGATCCTGCCGAGGTGCTTGGGGAACAGGGTACGGCACCCTGGgccgaagaggaggaggaagagagctcCCCAGGCGAGGACAGCAGCAGCCTTGGAGGGGGACCCAGCCGCCGGGGACCTCTACCATGTCCCCTGTGCAGCCGCGAGGGTCCCTGCTCCTGCCTGCCATTGGAGAGGGGGGACGCTGTGGCCGGCTGGGGGGGCCACCCTGCCCTTGGttgtccccaccccccagaggACGACTCTTCTCTGCGTGCAGAGCGGGGCTCCCTGGCCGACCTGCCTCTGGTCCCCCCTACCTCAGCCCCTCTCGAATTTCTGGACCCCCTCATGGGGGCCGCAGCGCCCCAGTACCCCGGGCGGGGGCCACCTCCCGCTCCCCCCCCTCCACCGCCCCCTCCCCGGGCTTCCGCGGAACCGGCCGCGTCCCCCGACCCCCCGTCGGCCCTGGCCAGTCCAGGCTCAGGCCTGTCGTCTCCGGGCCCCAAGCCGGGGGACAGCGGCTACGAGACCGAGACCCCTTTTTCCCCCGAGGGAGCCTTCCCAGGTGGGGGGGCGGCCGAGGAGGAAGGGGTCCCTCGGCCACGGGCTCCCCCCGAGCCACCCGACCCAGGAGCGCCCCGGCcacccccagacccgggtcccctcCCACTCCCAGGGTCCCAGGAGAAGCCAACCTTTGTAGTTCAGGTGAGCACCGAGCAGCTGCTGATGTCCCTACGGGAGGATGTGACAAAGAACCTCCTAGGGGACAAGGGGTCGACACCCGGGGAGACAGGACCCAGGAAGGCGGGGAGAAGCCCCGCGAACAGAGAGAAGGGCCCAGGCCCGAACAGGGACCTGACATCCCTGGTCAGCAGGAAGAAAGTCCCCAGCAGGAACCTTCCGGTGAACGGGGTGACAGTGTTGGAGAACGGGAAGCCAGGAGCCCCGGACGTGACGGAGAAGGTGGCGGAGAATGGCCTGGAAtctccggagagaggagagagagccctGGTGAATGGGGAGCCGATGTCCCCCGAGGCCGAGGAGAAGGTGCTGGTGAATGGGGTTCTGATGTCCCCAAAGAGCGAGGAGAAGGTGCAAGAGAATGGGGTCCTGAGGCTGCCCAGGAACACGGAGAGGCCGCCAGAGACTGGACCTCGGAGAGTCCCAGGGCCCTGGGAGAAGACACCCGAGACTGGGGGTCTAGCTCCCGAGACCCTGCTGGATCGAGCCCCTGCGCCCTGCGAGGCAGCCTTGCCCCAGAACGGCTTGGAGATGGCCCCTGGCCAGCTTGGCCCAGCCCCCAAGAGCGGGAACCCGGACCCCGGGATCGAGTGGAGAGTCCACGAGAGTGGGGGGGCACCGAGAGCCCCCGGGGCTGGGAAGCTGGACCTCGGGAGTGGGGGCCAAGCCCCGGGGGGCGCGGGGACGGCCCCCGCCGGCGGCCCCGCAAGCGCCGTGGACGCAAAGGCCGGATGGGTAGACAACTCGAGACCGCTGCCACCTCCGCCACAGCCACTGGGGGCCCAGCAGAGGAGGCCGGAGCCAGTGCCCCTGAAAGCCAGGCCGGAGGTGGCCCCAGAGGAAGAGCCAGGGGTCCCAGACAACAGGCTCGGCGGAGACATGGCCCCCAACGTAGACGAGGACCCCCCCAAGCCGGAGAGGAAGGGACCCGAGATGCCACGCTTGTTCTTGGACTTGGGACCCCCTCAGGGGAACAGCGAGCAGATCAAAG CCAAACTCTCCCGGCTCTCGCTGGCGCTCCCACCGCTCACGCTCACGGCGTTCCCGGGCCCGGGCCCGCGGCGGCCACCTTGGGAGGGCGCGGACGCAGGGGCAGCTGGCGGGGAGGCCGGCGGGGCGGGGGCGCCGGGGCCAGCGGAGGAGGACGGggaggacgaggacgaggacgaggaggacgaggaggcaGCGGGCTCTCGGGGCCCCGGGAGGACGCGGGAAGCCCCAGTGCCCGTCGTGGTGAGCAACGCCGACGGGGACACGGCCCGCCCGCTGCGGGGGCTGCTCAAGTCTCCACGCGCGGCCGACGAGCCAGAGGACAGCGAGCTGGAGAGGAAGCGCAAGATGGTCTCCTTCCACGGGGACGTGACCGTCTACCTCTTCGACCAG GAGACTCCAACCAACGAGTTGAGCGTCCAGGGCCCCCCCGAGGGGGACACGGAGCCATCAACGCCCCCAGCGCCCCCGAcgcctccccaccccaccaccccaggAGATGGGTTTCCCAACAACGACAGCGGCTTTG GCGGCAGTTTCGAGTGGGCGGAGgatttccccctcctccccccaccaggGCCCCCCCTGTGCTTCTCCCGCTTCTCCGTCTCACCTGCGCTGGAGACCCCGGGGCCTCCCGCCCGGGCTCCCGACGCCCGGCCCGCAG gCCCCGTggagaactga
- the Lmtk3 gene encoding serine/threonine-protein kinase LMTK3 isoform X2, translated as MPAPGALILLAAVSASGCLASPAHPDGFALSRAPLAPPYAVVLISCSGLLAFIFLLLTCLCCKRGDVRFKEFENPEGEDCSGEYTPPAEETSSSQSLPDVYILPLAEVSLPMPAPQPAHSDISTPLGLSRQHLSYLQEIGSGWFGKVILGEVFSDYSPAQVVVKELRASAGPLEQRKFISEAQPYRSLQHPNVLQCLGVCVETLPFLLIMEFCQLGDLKRYLRAQRPPEGMSPELPPRDLRTLQRMGLEIARGLAHLHSHNYVHSDLALRNCLLTSDLTVRIGDYGLAHSNYKEDYYLTPERLWVPLRWAAPELLGELHGSFVLVDQSRESNVWSLGVTLWELFEFGAQPYRHLSDEEVLAFVVRQQHVKLARPRLKLPYADYWYDILQSCWRPPAQRPSASDLQLQLTYLLSERPPRPPPPPPPPRDGPFPWPWPPSHSAPRPGTLSSQFPLLDGFPGADPDDVLTVTESSRGLNLECLWEKARRGAGRGGGAPPWQPASAPPAPHTNPSNPFYEALSTPSVLPVISARSPSVSSEYYIRLEEHGSPPEPLFPNDWDPLDPGVPGPQAPQAPSEVPQLVSETWASPLFPAPRPFPAQSSGSGGFLLSGWDPEGRGAGETLAGDPAEVLGEQGTAPWAEEEEEESSPGEDSSSLGGGPSRRGPLPCPLCSREGPCSCLPLERGDAVAGWGGHPALGCPHPPEDDSSLRAERGSLADLPLVPPTSAPLEFLDPLMGAAAPQYPGRGPPPAPPPPPPPPRASAEPAASPDPPSALASPGSGLSSPGPKPGDSGYETETPFSPEGAFPGGGAAEEEGVPRPRAPPEPPDPGAPRPPPDPGPLPLPGSQEKPTFVVQVSTEQLLMSLREDVTKNLLGDKGSTPGETGPRKAGRSPANREKGPGPNRDLTSLVSRKKVPSRNLPVNGVTVLENGKPGAPDVTEKVAENGLESPERGERALVNGEPMSPEAEEKVLVNGVLMSPKSEEKVQENGVLRLPRNTERPPETGPRRVPGPWEKTPETGGLAPETLLDRAPAPCEAALPQNGLEMAPGQLGPAPKSGNPDPGIEWRVHESGGAPRAPGAGKLDLGSGGQAPGGAGTAPAGGPASAVDAKAGWVDNSRPLPPPPQPLGAQQRRPEPVPLKARPEVAPEEEPGVPDNRLGGDMAPNVDEDPPKPERKGPEMPRLFLDLGPPQGNSEQIKAKLSRLSLALPPLTLTAFPGPGPRRPPWEGADAGAAGGEAGGAGAPGPAEEDGEDEDEDEEDEEAAGSRGPGRTREAPVPVVVSNADGDTARPLRGLLKSPRAADEPEDSELERKRKMVSFHGDVTVYLFDQETPTNELSVQGPPEGDTEPSTPPAPPTPPHPTTPGDGFPNNDSGFGGSFEWAEDFPLLPPPGPPLCFSRFSVSPALETPGPPARAPDARPAGPVEN; from the exons ATGCCTGCACCCGGCGCGCTCATCCTCCTGGCGGCCGTCTCCGCCTCCGGCTGCCTGGCGTCCCCAGCGCACCCGG ATGGATTCGCTCTGAGCCGGGCCCCTTTGGCTCCGCCCTACGCTGTGGTCCTCATTTCCTGTTCGGGTCTGCTggccttcatcttcctcctccttaccTGTCTGTGTTGCAAACGGGGTGATGTTCGTTTCAAG GAGTTTGAGAACCCGGAAGGGGAGGACTGCTCTGGGGAGTACACTCCCCCTGCGGAGGAGACCTCCTCCTCACAGTCGCTGCCTGATGTCTATATTCTGCCGCTGGCAGAGGTCTCACTGCCAATGCCTGCCCCGCAACCTGCACACTCAG ACATCAGCACCCCCCTGGGCCTGAGCCGCCAGCACCTCAGCTACCTGCAGGAGATTGGCAGCGGCTGGTTTGGGAAG GTGATCCTCGGGGAGGTTTTCTCAGACTACTCGCCAGCTCAGGTGGTGGTGAAGGAACTCCGGGCTAGTGCAGGGCCCCTGGAGCAGCGCAAGTTCATCTCCGAGGCCCAGCCCTACAG GAGCCTGCAGCATCCCAACGTCCTCCAGTGCCTGGGCGTCTGTGTGGAGACCTTGCCCTTCCTGTTGATCATGGAGTTCTGCCAGCTG GGAGACCTGAAGAGATACCTTCGGGCCCAGCGGCCACCTGAAGGCATGTCCCCTGAACTTCCCCCTCGGGACCTTCGGACACTGCAGAGGATGGGCCTAGAGATTGCCCGAGGACTGGCGCACCTGCACTCCCACAACTATGTGCACAG CGATCTGGCGCTGCGCAACTGCCTGCTAACTTCAGACCTGACTGTGCGTATTGGAGACTATGGGCTGGCGCATAGCAACTACAAG GAAGACTACTACCTGACACCCGAGCGCCTGTGGGTGCCGCTGCGCTGGGCAGCGCCCGAGCTGCTGGGCGAGCTGCATGGCAGCTTTGTGCTGGTGGATCAAAGCCGTGAGAGTAACGTCTG GTCCCTGGGGGTGACACTATGGGAGCTATTCGAGTTCGGGGCGCAGCCCTATCGTCACCTATCGGACGAGGAGGTCCTGGCCTTTGTTGTCCGCCAGCAGCACGTCAAGCTGGCCCGACCCAGGCTTAAGCTGCCCTACGCTGACTATTG GTATGACATCCTGCAGTCTTGCTGGCGGCCACCTGCCCAGCGCCCCTCAGCCTCTGATCTGCAGCTGCAGCTCACTTACCTGCTGTCTGAGCGGCCCCCAAGAccccctcctccaccacctcctccccGAGATGGGCCCTTCCCCTGGCCCTGGCCCCCGTCACATAGTGCACCACGCCCGGGAACCCTGTCCTCGCAGTTCCCCCTTCTGGATGGCTTCCCTGGGGCTGACCCAGATGATGTACTCACAGTCACCGAGAGCAGCCGTGGCCTCAACCTTGAGTGCCTGTGGGAGAAGGCCCGCCGTGGGGCAGGCCGGGGCGGCGGTGCGCCTCCCTGGCAGCCGGCTTCTGCGCCTCCAGCCCCCCACACTAATCCATCCAATCCCTTCTATGAGGCGCTGTCCACTCCCAGCGTGCTGCCGGTCATCAGCGCACGCAGTCCCTCAGTGAGCAGCGAGTACTATATCCGCCTGGAGGAGCACGGTTCTCCACCAGAACCCCTCTTCCCCAACGACTGGGACCCGCTGGACCCAGGAGTGCCCGGTCCCCAGGCCCCTCAGGCTCCCTCCGAGGTCCCTCAGCTGGTGTCCGAGACCTGggcctcccccctcttccctgcACCCCGACCCTTCCCGGCCCAGTCCTCGGGATCAGGTGGTTTTCTGCTGAGCGGCTGGGACCCCGAGGGCCGGGGCGCAGGAGAGACCCTGGCAGGAGATCCTGCCGAGGTGCTTGGGGAACAGGGTACGGCACCCTGGgccgaagaggaggaggaagagagctcCCCAGGCGAGGACAGCAGCAGCCTTGGAGGGGGACCCAGCCGCCGGGGACCTCTACCATGTCCCCTGTGCAGCCGCGAGGGTCCCTGCTCCTGCCTGCCATTGGAGAGGGGGGACGCTGTGGCCGGCTGGGGGGGCCACCCTGCCCTTGGttgtccccaccccccagaggACGACTCTTCTCTGCGTGCAGAGCGGGGCTCCCTGGCCGACCTGCCTCTGGTCCCCCCTACCTCAGCCCCTCTCGAATTTCTGGACCCCCTCATGGGGGCCGCAGCGCCCCAGTACCCCGGGCGGGGGCCACCTCCCGCTCCCCCCCCTCCACCGCCCCCTCCCCGGGCTTCCGCGGAACCGGCCGCGTCCCCCGACCCCCCGTCGGCCCTGGCCAGTCCAGGCTCAGGCCTGTCGTCTCCGGGCCCCAAGCCGGGGGACAGCGGCTACGAGACCGAGACCCCTTTTTCCCCCGAGGGAGCCTTCCCAGGTGGGGGGGCGGCCGAGGAGGAAGGGGTCCCTCGGCCACGGGCTCCCCCCGAGCCACCCGACCCAGGAGCGCCCCGGCcacccccagacccgggtcccctcCCACTCCCAGGGTCCCAGGAGAAGCCAACCTTTGTAGTTCAGGTGAGCACCGAGCAGCTGCTGATGTCCCTACGGGAGGATGTGACAAAGAACCTCCTAGGGGACAAGGGGTCGACACCCGGGGAGACAGGACCCAGGAAGGCGGGGAGAAGCCCCGCGAACAGAGAGAAGGGCCCAGGCCCGAACAGGGACCTGACATCCCTGGTCAGCAGGAAGAAAGTCCCCAGCAGGAACCTTCCGGTGAACGGGGTGACAGTGTTGGAGAACGGGAAGCCAGGAGCCCCGGACGTGACGGAGAAGGTGGCGGAGAATGGCCTGGAAtctccggagagaggagagagagccctGGTGAATGGGGAGCCGATGTCCCCCGAGGCCGAGGAGAAGGTGCTGGTGAATGGGGTTCTGATGTCCCCAAAGAGCGAGGAGAAGGTGCAAGAGAATGGGGTCCTGAGGCTGCCCAGGAACACGGAGAGGCCGCCAGAGACTGGACCTCGGAGAGTCCCAGGGCCCTGGGAGAAGACACCCGAGACTGGGGGTCTAGCTCCCGAGACCCTGCTGGATCGAGCCCCTGCGCCCTGCGAGGCAGCCTTGCCCCAGAACGGCTTGGAGATGGCCCCTGGCCAGCTTGGCCCAGCCCCCAAGAGCGGGAACCCGGACCCCGGGATCGAGTGGAGAGTCCACGAGAGTGGGGGGGCACCGAGAGCCCCCGGGGCTGGGAAGCTGGACCTCGGGAGTGGGGGCCAAGCCCCGGGGGGCGCGGGGACGGCCCCCGCCGGCGGCCCCGCAAGCGCCGTGGACGCAAAGGCCGGATGGGTAGACAACTCGAGACCGCTGCCACCTCCGCCACAGCCACTGGGGGCCCAGCAGAGGAGGCCGGAGCCAGTGCCCCTGAAAGCCAGGCCGGAGGTGGCCCCAGAGGAAGAGCCAGGGGTCCCAGACAACAGGCTCGGCGGAGACATGGCCCCCAACGTAGACGAGGACCCCCCCAAGCCGGAGAGGAAGGGACCCGAGATGCCACGCTTGTTCTTGGACTTGGGACCCCCTCAGGGGAACAGCGAGCAGATCAAAG CCAAACTCTCCCGGCTCTCGCTGGCGCTCCCACCGCTCACGCTCACGGCGTTCCCGGGCCCGGGCCCGCGGCGGCCACCTTGGGAGGGCGCGGACGCAGGGGCAGCTGGCGGGGAGGCCGGCGGGGCGGGGGCGCCGGGGCCAGCGGAGGAGGACGGggaggacgaggacgaggacgaggaggacgaggaggcaGCGGGCTCTCGGGGCCCCGGGAGGACGCGGGAAGCCCCAGTGCCCGTCGTGGTGAGCAACGCCGACGGGGACACGGCCCGCCCGCTGCGGGGGCTGCTCAAGTCTCCACGCGCGGCCGACGAGCCAGAGGACAGCGAGCTGGAGAGGAAGCGCAAGATGGTCTCCTTCCACGGGGACGTGACCGTCTACCTCTTCGACCAG GAGACTCCAACCAACGAGTTGAGCGTCCAGGGCCCCCCCGAGGGGGACACGGAGCCATCAACGCCCCCAGCGCCCCCGAcgcctccccaccccaccaccccaggAGATGGGTTTCCCAACAACGACAGCGGCTTTG GCGGCAGTTTCGAGTGGGCGGAGgatttccccctcctccccccaccaggGCCCCCCCTGTGCTTCTCCCGCTTCTCCGTCTCACCTGCGCTGGAGACCCCGGGGCCTCCCGCCCGGGCTCCCGACGCCCGGCCCGCAG gCCCCGTggagaactga